From one Bacteroidales bacterium genomic stretch:
- the selD gene encoding selenide, water dikinase SelD, with protein MIKLTHFTHGLGCACKIRPQYLEKVLRDLPPIFDKNVLISADTSDDAAVYLISPDTALVQTVDFFTPIVDDAYDFGAIAAANALSDIYAMGATPLFALNIVGFPDNRLPMHVLHDILRGAADKAAEAGISILGGHTVEDTEPKFGMVVTGVVHPDKVMRNSTARPGDVLVLTKPLGTGIISTAVKRGLATAAIAARARQQMLQLNATAARLMKSFKVHACTDVTGFGLLGHLKEMVQGSKVKAIIDASAVPMIEGVLQMAQEGAIPGGTKNNLDYITALTKWDNTISEIMKLILCDAQTSGGLLIAVAANDADAFIAALREAGISEASAIGTIEEGTAEIVVS; from the coding sequence GTGATTAAACTTACGCATTTTACCCATGGACTGGGCTGTGCCTGTAAAATCAGACCGCAGTATCTCGAAAAAGTGCTTCGCGACCTTCCGCCAATCTTCGATAAAAATGTGCTCATCAGCGCCGACACTTCCGACGACGCTGCCGTATATCTTATTTCACCCGACACTGCGCTGGTACAAACCGTCGATTTTTTTACGCCCATTGTTGACGATGCCTACGACTTTGGCGCCATTGCGGCAGCCAATGCGTTGAGCGACATTTATGCGATGGGCGCCACACCGCTTTTTGCGCTCAACATCGTGGGATTCCCTGACAACCGCCTTCCGATGCATGTGCTGCACGACATTTTGCGCGGCGCCGCCGACAAAGCTGCCGAAGCAGGCATATCCATCCTGGGCGGCCACACCGTGGAAGATACGGAGCCAAAGTTTGGAATGGTGGTAACGGGCGTGGTGCATCCCGACAAGGTGATGCGCAACAGCACGGCACGACCCGGCGATGTGCTGGTACTCACCAAACCGCTGGGAACCGGTATAATTTCGACGGCCGTAAAACGCGGACTTGCCACCGCAGCCATTGCCGCCCGCGCTCGCCAACAGATGCTGCAGCTCAACGCCACCGCTGCCCGGCTGATGAAGAGTTTTAAAGTGCATGCCTGCACCGACGTCACAGGATTTGGGTTGCTGGGACATTTGAAAGAAATGGTGCAGGGATCGAAAGTGAAGGCAATTATTGATGCATCGGCGGTGCCAATGATTGAAGGCGTGTTACAGATGGCACAGGAAGGAGCCATTCCCGGCGGAACAAAAAACAATTTGGACTACATTACTGCGCTCACAAAGTGGGATAATACAATATCTGAAATTATGAAACTGATCCTTTGCGACGCACAGACTTCCGGCGGCTTGCTCATTGCCGTGGCTGCAAACGATGCCGACGCATTTATTGCAGCGCTCCGTGAAGCCGGCATTTCAGAAGCTTCTGCTATCGGAACCATCGAAGAGGGCACGGCGGAGATTGTGGTGAGTTAA
- the mnmH gene encoding tRNA 2-selenouridine(34) synthase MnmH has translation MVHKINIEEFLANSQLPAIDVRSPAEFAQGHIPGAVNIALFDDAERATVGKLYKSAGREAAIMRGLDIVGPKMSSFVKAAQRVAPGKEIRIHCWRGGMRSESLAWLFSTTGFEVYLLEGGYKNYRRHIRQALDADAYFVILSGKTGTGKTEILHTLHQQGEQILDLEGLAHHKGSAFGAIGELPQPTTEQFENDLFEAFKTLNPEKPIWIEDESRSVGKVIIPDPFFTKMRNSSVISLDMPQPLRIQRLVKDYASYPAEELIDALQHIIRRLGGQHAAEAIAAIRESDFETAIRITLDYYDKTYSFGLEKRDEKKVHTIATDTADAKENAAKVLNFLKQISSHGSSHLS, from the coding sequence ATGGTTCACAAAATAAATATCGAAGAATTTTTAGCCAACAGCCAACTTCCAGCTATCGATGTGCGGTCGCCTGCAGAGTTTGCGCAGGGGCACATTCCCGGTGCGGTCAACATTGCGTTGTTCGACGATGCTGAGCGTGCCACGGTGGGCAAGCTCTACAAATCAGCCGGACGGGAAGCCGCCATCATGCGCGGACTCGACATTGTGGGTCCTAAAATGAGCAGTTTTGTAAAAGCCGCGCAGCGGGTGGCTCCCGGAAAAGAAATCAGGATTCACTGCTGGCGCGGCGGCATGCGCAGCGAGAGCCTGGCGTGGCTTTTTTCAACCACCGGTTTTGAAGTTTATTTACTTGAGGGAGGCTACAAAAACTATCGCCGCCACATCCGTCAGGCACTCGATGCTGATGCTTACTTTGTTATTTTGTCAGGAAAAACAGGCACCGGAAAAACGGAAATTCTACATACGCTACACCAGCAAGGTGAACAGATACTCGACCTGGAAGGGCTGGCGCATCACAAAGGTTCGGCCTTTGGCGCAATAGGTGAGCTGCCGCAACCCACCACCGAACAATTTGAAAACGATCTTTTCGAAGCTTTCAAAACTTTAAATCCTGAAAAACCTATCTGGATCGAGGACGAAAGTCGCAGTGTTGGTAAGGTAATAATTCCCGATCCTTTTTTTACAAAAATGCGCAACAGTTCGGTGATCAGTCTCGACATGCCGCAACCATTGCGCATCCAACGTCTGGTAAAAGATTACGCCAGTTATCCTGCCGAGGAACTTATCGATGCTTTGCAGCACATCATACGGCGCCTCGGCGGACAACATGCTGCGGAAGCCATAGCAGCCATCCGCGAAAGCGATTTTGAAACGGCCATCCGCATTACGCTGGATTATTATGATAAAACTTACTCCTTTGGTCTCGAAAAAAGAGATGAAAAAAAGGTACACACAATAGCCACCGATACCGCTGATGCAAAAGAGAATGCGGCAAAAGTTCTTAATTTTTTAAAACAAATATCTTCCCATGGATCATCCCATTTATCTTGA
- a CDS encoding leucine-rich repeat protein, with translation MKPFFRNYWKRVAFIFLAFAFVNLTLDLKAEHYTVTVTGPGQLENAVSQIVGGSANYYLITSLTVIGTLNRADINFLQDLGYLESQGGIGKLEDLDISQTNLPNSTLPEFAFSYVGIKNIVLPNSVQTFEWQCFFNSNVKFVTIGTAASVLFEDPTPNYNSMDYSAFSNTREMVAYEVAADNQHFASVDGVIYTKDMKNLVAYPSNKPDNAFVIPATVEKICYAAVSNTRNLHNLTIPNSLKVISDYGLSGGNGLSDIQWGTGLETIGYCAFMRAINMGEVNLPEGLTKIVSSAFYDAGITKLTGPSTLTTLGYDCFRGDGFAGSTLVTVDFSNCTNLNTLTGSTFYDCHYLKNVTLPEGLKVIGDASFQNCYSIEEITIPNSVQTIEESAFWMFSELYQHQMKKVTFGSGLQQIGFNAFGECGNIVEIYSLNPVPPALNNNGFETVLNNKATVYVPMGSLNAYKSANRWQDFNHIEESTVGINDKSLTKSDCKIYSSMNRLVIENAKPGEVANIYSTAGSLIKTVRISGNIEEIELPSGIFIVRVNNYTAKVVM, from the coding sequence ATGAAACCATTTTTTAGAAATTATTGGAAAAGAGTTGCTTTTATTTTCCTTGCCTTTGCGTTTGTAAATTTAACGCTCGATCTTAAAGCTGAACATTACACTGTAACCGTTACAGGTCCCGGCCAACTGGAGAATGCCGTTAGTCAAATAGTGGGAGGATCTGCCAATTATTATCTGATAACTTCGCTCACAGTTATCGGAACTTTGAACCGAGCCGACATTAATTTCCTGCAGGATTTGGGTTACCTCGAAAGCCAGGGAGGCATAGGAAAACTCGAAGACCTCGACATCTCACAAACTAATTTACCCAATAGCACTTTACCAGAATTTGCATTCTCGTATGTTGGTATCAAAAATATTGTTTTACCCAATTCGGTTCAAACCTTTGAATGGCAATGTTTTTTCAACTCCAACGTCAAATTCGTGACCATAGGAACCGCCGCTTCGGTGCTCTTCGAAGACCCGACGCCTAATTATAATTCGATGGATTACTCGGCATTTTCTAACACCCGTGAAATGGTTGCTTACGAAGTAGCCGCCGACAACCAGCACTTTGCCTCGGTGGATGGTGTGATCTATACCAAAGACATGAAGAATCTGGTTGCCTATCCAAGCAACAAGCCGGACAATGCTTTTGTGATTCCCGCTACCGTCGAGAAAATCTGTTATGCCGCCGTCAGCAACACGCGCAATTTGCACAACCTCACAATTCCCAATAGTTTAAAAGTCATTTCAGATTATGGACTTTCAGGCGGCAATGGTCTTAGCGACATCCAATGGGGAACCGGCCTGGAAACAATTGGATATTGTGCCTTTATGCGCGCCATAAACATGGGAGAAGTAAATTTACCCGAAGGACTTACAAAGATCGTTTCAAGCGCTTTTTATGACGCCGGAATTACAAAGCTCACGGGTCCTTCTACACTTACGACGCTGGGTTACGACTGCTTTAGGGGCGATGGCTTCGCTGGCTCTACTCTGGTAACTGTCGATTTTAGCAATTGCACCAATCTCAATACGCTTACCGGATCAACTTTTTATGATTGCCATTATTTAAAAAACGTCACCCTCCCCGAAGGACTGAAGGTTATTGGAGACGCTTCATTTCAAAATTGCTACTCCATCGAAGAAATCACCATTCCTAATTCGGTGCAAACAATAGAGGAAAGTGCTTTCTGGATGTTTAGCGAACTGTATCAGCACCAGATGAAAAAAGTAACTTTTGGATCAGGTCTCCAACAAATAGGGTTTAATGCTTTTGGCGAATGTGGCAATATCGTAGAGATTTATAGCCTTAATCCTGTGCCACCGGCCTTAAATAATAATGGCTTTGAAACAGTGCTTAATAATAAAGCTACTGTGTATGTTCCAATGGGTTCGCTTAATGCCTATAAGTCGGCTAACAGATGGCAGGATTTTAATCATATCGAAGAATCAACGGTAGGTATTAATGACAAATCCTTAACCAAGTCCGACTGTAAAATTTACAGCTCGATGAACAGATTGGTTATCGAAAATGCAAAACCGGGGGAAGTTGCTAATATTTATTCTACTGCCGGATCGTTGATTAAAACCGTTAGAATTTCTGGTAATATCGAAGAAATCGAACTTCCAAGCGGCATCTTTATCGTTCGGGTTAATAATTACACCGCGAAAGTTGTGATGTAA
- the tnpA gene encoding IS200/IS605 family transposase: MANTYTQIHIQSVFTVQNRHCVVRNSWKEELYKYVNGIISNHGHKVLAINGMPDHVHVFFGMRPAQSLSDLMQDIKGDSSTWINKKGFVKGRFSWQEGYGAFSYSKSQVNAVIDYINNQEKHHRTKTFLEEYHDFLKHFEIDFDERYIFKPIDYDNE; the protein is encoded by the coding sequence ATGGCAAATACCTATACGCAGATTCACATCCAATCTGTTTTTACGGTTCAAAACAGGCACTGTGTTGTTCGTAATTCATGGAAAGAGGAGTTGTACAAATATGTGAATGGAATAATTTCAAATCATGGGCACAAAGTCTTAGCAATAAATGGAATGCCTGACCATGTTCATGTGTTTTTCGGAATGCGTCCAGCTCAGTCGCTTTCAGATTTAATGCAGGATATTAAAGGTGATTCTTCGACGTGGATCAATAAAAAGGGATTTGTAAAAGGGCGATTTTCATGGCAAGAAGGGTATGGCGCTTTTTCATATAGCAAGTCCCAGGTAAATGCTGTGATCGATTACATTAATAATCAAGAGAAACACCATCGGACAAAAACCTTTTTGGAAGAGTATCACGATTTCTTAAAGCATTTTGAAATAGATTTTGACGAACGATACATTTTCAAGCCCATTGATTACGACAATGAGTAA